In a single window of the Benincasa hispida cultivar B227 unplaced genomic scaffold, ASM972705v1 Contig952, whole genome shotgun sequence genome:
- the LOC120070122 gene encoding uncharacterized protein LOC120070122, which translates to MDAMRMMIVALIVMLLLLLAVEGINTNDIYSPCLDSKIQRSDGFTFGVAFSSKESFFQDQIQLSPCDSRLALASKNAQLAVFRPEVDQLSFLTINSSTFNPAMNGGYMVAFAGKKYAARSLPVMITDNSHTITSFTLVFEFQKGTLQNLLWKKFGCDKCSGDFSVCLDNQDCAVQSSKCKYNGGSVDCNLSIQLAFSGTDKNLEVLNSWYEVDNLRRFSLYKLFSDVRDTVTNPFG; encoded by the exons ATGGATGCGATGAGGATGATGATTGTGGCTTTAATTGTGATGCTGCTGCTGCTTTTGGCTGTGGAAGGGATCAATACGAACGATATTTACAGTCCTTGTTTGGATTCGAAGATTCAGAGATCAGATGGATTTACTTTCGGTGTAGCGTTTTCCTCCAAGGAATCATTCTTTCAAGATCAGATTCAATTATCGCCTTGTGATTCTCGTCTTGCTTTGGCTTCTAAAAACGCTCAACTCGCTGTTTTTAGACCTGAGGTCGATCAACTCTCTTTCCTCACCATTAATAGCTCCACATTCAATCCG GCTATGAATGGTGGGTATATGGTAGCATTTGCTGGGAAGAAGTATGCAGCAAGATCTCTCCCAGTAATGATTACTGATAATTCTCATACCATAACTAGTTTCACTTTG gtttttgaatttcaaaaggGCACTCTTCAAAACCTGTTgtggaagaaatttggatgtgatAAATGCAGCGGGGATTTTTCAGTTTGCCTGGACAACCAAGATTGTGCAGTTCAAAGCTCCAAATGTAAGTACAATGGTGGTTCTGTTGACTGCAATTTAAGCATACAACTTGCATTTTCGGGGACAGACAAGAACCTGGAAGTCCTCAACTCCTGGTATGAAGTCGACAATCTCAGGCGTTTCTCCCTCTACAAACTTTTCTCCGATGTTCGTGATACCGTCACCAATCCATTCGGGTAA